A window of the Rhizobium brockwellii genome harbors these coding sequences:
- a CDS encoding ABC transporter ATP-binding protein codes for MTTLLTVDKLKVSYPTRTGVIEAVRGVSFTLGKERLGIVGESGSGKSQTGRAIMGLTPKHGIVTADRLNFNGIDLINASAGERRRLRGKRIAMILQDPKYSLDPVMSIGRQICETLRTHEKVGKAEARERALAMLEAVQIRDPKRVFDLHPHEVSGGMGQRAMIAMMLIAGPELLIADEPTSALDVTVQLDVLRIMDKLVSERGMGLIFVSHDLRLVSSFCDRVIVMYAGKIVEELAAADLKHAQHPYTQGLLNCMPEIGANRHPLPVLDRKPEWAA; via the coding sequence ATGACGACACTTCTGACCGTGGACAAGCTCAAGGTCAGCTACCCCACGCGCACCGGCGTGATCGAGGCCGTGCGCGGCGTCTCCTTCACGCTCGGCAAGGAAAGGCTCGGCATCGTCGGCGAATCCGGTTCCGGCAAGTCGCAGACTGGACGGGCGATCATGGGCCTGACGCCGAAACACGGCATCGTCACGGCCGACAGGCTTAATTTCAACGGCATCGATCTGATCAACGCCTCCGCGGGCGAAAGACGCAGGCTGCGCGGCAAGCGTATCGCCATGATCCTGCAGGATCCGAAATATTCGCTCGATCCCGTCATGTCGATCGGACGGCAGATCTGCGAAACGCTGCGGACGCATGAGAAGGTCGGCAAGGCGGAGGCGCGCGAGCGCGCGCTCGCCATGTTGGAAGCGGTGCAGATCCGCGACCCGAAACGCGTCTTCGACCTGCATCCGCACGAGGTTTCGGGCGGCATGGGGCAGCGTGCGATGATCGCCATGATGCTGATTGCCGGGCCTGAGCTGCTGATTGCCGACGAGCCGACCTCGGCGCTTGACGTGACGGTGCAACTCGATGTGCTGAGGATCATGGACAAGCTGGTGTCCGAGCGCGGCATGGGGCTGATCTTCGTCTCACACGATCTGAGGCTGGTCTCTTCCTTTTGCGACCGCGTCATCGTCATGTATGCCGGAAAGATCGTCGAGGAGCTGGCGGCGGCCGATCTCAAACATGCGCAGCATCCCTATACGCAGGGATTGCTGAATTGCATGCCCGAGATCGGTGCAAACCGCCATCCGCTGCCGGTGCTCGACCGCAAACCGGAGTGGGCGGCATGA